The following coding sequences lie in one Stenotrophomonas rhizophila genomic window:
- a CDS encoding DUF4153 domain-containing protein, protein MTASPALPTASRSAIVLIALLQGLMLYAAQEAADSWPFHALGNRVCWYAWVLSVPTAVALTLVQLRDRRLWLHAGLASVLVLALASGIGWTLGGGAKGLEQSGVLWPFSVSMAIAVFVSLPWWQFRLQHGHWRASYAALFEHAWQNGLTLALAVAFTGLTWLLLWLWAALFQLVDIGFFHTLFRDDAFIALATGTLFGFGVLIGRTQHRAIQTVRSVLFAVGRGLLPLLAFIALLFVLSLPFTGLEPLWRTRSAASLLITLSLLLVVFVNAVYQHDSEQPPYPAWLRRLIEAALLALPVYAAVALYAMGLRIAQYGWTPERFWGALVAVLVCGYALGYALAVLRPGAHWLQRLEPVNRWMCWAVLGSAVLANSPLLDPLRISAGSQLARVQAGAPAIDAEQATTLRFAYGRHGVDALKTLQRDPRFSQDARAAGVIVSALARDTRWGRDNQLGDIDDGIADLPALQRQLTLAKGLPTPDPDWWQAVLARTLAPSDCLDVGQDCVVLRRDLDSDGVDEVLLCNLSPHRRPYCRVHARDAGRWHDVGMVSFPEGDGTGGVARGNTALRDGQLHLQAPRWPRLSIDGGPAQTIDETAYKESRP, encoded by the coding sequence ATGACCGCCAGCCCTGCACTCCCCACTGCGTCGCGCAGCGCCATCGTGCTGATCGCGTTGCTGCAGGGGCTGATGCTGTACGCCGCACAGGAAGCCGCCGACAGCTGGCCCTTCCACGCCCTCGGCAACCGCGTGTGCTGGTATGCCTGGGTGCTGAGCGTGCCCACCGCCGTCGCCCTGACGCTGGTGCAGCTGCGTGATCGACGCCTGTGGCTGCATGCTGGGCTGGCCTCGGTGCTGGTGCTGGCCCTGGCCAGCGGCATCGGCTGGACGCTCGGTGGCGGCGCCAAGGGGCTGGAGCAGAGCGGCGTGCTGTGGCCGTTCTCGGTCAGCATGGCCATCGCGGTGTTTGTCAGCCTGCCGTGGTGGCAGTTCCGCCTGCAGCACGGCCACTGGCGCGCGTCCTACGCCGCCCTGTTCGAACACGCCTGGCAGAACGGCTTGACGCTGGCACTGGCGGTGGCTTTCACCGGCCTGACCTGGCTGCTGCTGTGGCTGTGGGCGGCGCTGTTCCAGCTGGTGGATATCGGCTTCTTCCATACCCTGTTCCGCGACGATGCCTTCATCGCGCTGGCCACCGGCACGCTGTTCGGCTTTGGCGTGCTGATCGGGCGAACCCAGCACCGCGCCATCCAGACGGTGCGTTCGGTGCTGTTCGCGGTGGGCCGTGGGCTGTTGCCGCTGTTGGCCTTCATTGCGCTGCTGTTCGTGCTCAGCCTGCCGTTCACCGGGCTCGAGCCGCTGTGGCGCACCCGCTCGGCGGCCAGCCTGCTGATCACCCTGTCGCTGCTGCTGGTGGTGTTCGTCAATGCGGTCTACCAGCACGACAGCGAGCAGCCCCCCTACCCGGCCTGGCTGCGCCGCTTGATCGAGGCCGCCCTGCTCGCGCTGCCGGTATACGCGGCCGTGGCGCTGTACGCGATGGGGCTGCGCATCGCCCAGTACGGATGGACCCCGGAACGCTTCTGGGGCGCGCTGGTGGCCGTGCTGGTGTGCGGCTACGCGCTTGGCTATGCGCTGGCGGTGCTGCGCCCGGGCGCGCACTGGCTGCAGCGGCTTGAACCGGTGAACCGCTGGATGTGCTGGGCGGTGCTGGGCAGCGCGGTGCTGGCCAACTCGCCGCTGCTCGACCCGCTGCGGATCAGTGCCGGCAGCCAGCTGGCGCGCGTGCAGGCCGGTGCACCGGCGATCGACGCCGAGCAGGCCACTACCCTGCGCTTCGCCTACGGCCGCCACGGCGTGGACGCGCTCAAGACGCTGCAGCGCGACCCGCGTTTCAGCCAGGATGCACGCGCCGCCGGCGTGATCGTCTCCGCGCTGGCCCGCGACACGCGGTGGGGCCGGGACAACCAACTGGGCGACATCGACGATGGCATTGCCGACCTGCCCGCGCTGCAGCGCCAGCTGACCCTCGCCAAGGGCCTGCCCACGCCGGACCCGGACTGGTGGCAGGCCGTGCTGGCGCGCACGCTGGCCCCCAGCGACTGCCTGGACGTGGGCCAGGACTGCGTGGTGCTGCGCCGCGACCTGGACAGCGACGGCGTGGACGAGGTGCTGCTGTGCAACCTGTCGCCGCATCGTCGCCCCTACTGCCGGGTGCATGCCCGTGACGCAGGCCGGTGGCACGACGTCGGCATGGTGTCCTTCCCGGAGGGCGACGGCACCGGCGGCGTCGCCCGTGGCAACACCGCGTTGCGCGACGGCCAGCTGCACCTGCAGGCACCGCGCTGGCCCCGCCTGTCCATCGACGGCGGGCCGGCCCAGACCATCGACGAAACCGCCTACAAGGAATCACGCCCATGA
- a CDS encoding DNA-3-methyladenine glycosylase I, translated as MSGYCLIAPGHPVHGHYHDHEYGFPQRDERELFERLLLEINQAGLSWETILKKRESFRAAYSGFDVDTVAAYGERDIERLLNDAGIIRNRLKVHAAVHNAQVIQQLRASHGSFAAWLDAHHPQDKAAWVKLFKKTFRFTGGEITGEFLMSLGYLPGAHSPDCPVYARLQRLRAGQRSAPTG; from the coding sequence ATGAGCGGCTACTGCCTCATCGCCCCCGGCCACCCGGTCCACGGCCATTACCACGACCACGAATACGGCTTCCCGCAGCGCGACGAGCGCGAGCTGTTCGAACGGCTGCTGCTGGAAATCAACCAGGCCGGCCTGAGCTGGGAAACCATCCTGAAGAAGCGCGAGAGCTTCCGCGCGGCCTATTCCGGCTTCGACGTGGATACCGTGGCCGCTTACGGCGAGCGCGACATCGAGCGCCTGCTCAACGATGCCGGCATCATCCGCAACCGGCTCAAGGTGCACGCAGCGGTGCACAACGCGCAGGTGATCCAGCAGCTGCGCGCCAGCCACGGCAGTTTCGCGGCGTGGCTGGACGCACACCATCCGCAGGACAAGGCGGCGTGGGTGAAGCTGTTCAAGAAGACGTTCCGCTTCACCGGCGGCGAGATCACCGGCGAGTTCCTGATGAGCCTGGGCTACCTGCCCGGTGCGCACAGCCCGGACTGCCCGGTATACGCGCGCCTGCAACGCCTGCGTGCCGGCCAACGGTCGGCACCGACCGGGTGA
- a CDS encoding YitT family protein — MSLDSHGPAPCDDADGHLVTAGPLTPPPDSAGTVADEKALRHSVAEDVQGMILATLVASLGLAIFAKGGLMIGGMAGLAFLAHYAFDWNFGLVFVLVNLPFYWVAVRRMGWEFTLKTFAAVTACGALTDLLPRWADFAHIAPLYSALVGGALAGLGILFYIRHRASLGGIGILAVYLQRTRGWSAGKVQMSFDTLLMCVAFFVLSPSQVMYSAIGAVVLSLVLMFNHRPGRYMGV, encoded by the coding sequence ATGTCCCTTGATTCCCATGGCCCCGCGCCGTGCGACGACGCTGACGGCCACCTGGTCACCGCTGGCCCGCTGACCCCGCCGCCGGACAGTGCCGGCACTGTCGCCGATGAAAAAGCGCTGCGCCATTCGGTGGCCGAGGACGTGCAGGGCATGATCCTGGCCACGCTGGTGGCCTCGCTGGGCCTGGCCATCTTCGCCAAGGGCGGGCTGATGATCGGCGGCATGGCCGGGCTGGCCTTCCTGGCGCACTACGCCTTCGACTGGAACTTCGGCCTGGTGTTCGTGCTGGTCAACCTGCCGTTCTACTGGGTGGCCGTGCGACGGATGGGCTGGGAGTTCACCCTGAAGACGTTCGCGGCGGTCACCGCGTGCGGCGCGCTCACCGACCTGCTGCCGCGCTGGGCCGATTTCGCCCATATCGCCCCGCTGTATTCGGCCCTGGTGGGCGGCGCGCTGGCTGGCCTCGGTATCCTGTTCTACATCCGCCACCGCGCCAGCCTGGGCGGCATCGGCATCCTGGCGGTGTACCTGCAGCGCACCCGCGGCTGGAGCGCCGGCAAGGTGCAGATGTCCTTCGATACCCTGCTGATGTGCGTGGCGTTCTTCGTGCTGTCCCCGTCGCAGGTGATGTATTCGGCGATCGGTGCGGTGGTGCTCAGCCTGGTGCTGATGTTCAACCACCGTCCGGGTCGTTACATGGGGGTGTAA
- a CDS encoding DUF4287 domain-containing protein translates to MSDTPTLKGPASYFPSIEKTYGQPVGHWLALLVAQGGLKHMELVAFLKTEHGLGHGHANALVAHHLAAARVG, encoded by the coding sequence ATGAGCGATACCCCCACCCTGAAAGGCCCGGCGTCGTACTTCCCGTCCATCGAAAAGACCTACGGCCAGCCGGTCGGCCACTGGCTGGCGCTGCTGGTTGCGCAGGGCGGGCTCAAGCACATGGAGCTGGTGGCCTTCCTGAAGACCGAACACGGCCTGGGCCATGGCCACGCCAACGCGCTGGTGGCCCATCACCTGGCCGCTGCACGGGTCGGTTGA
- a CDS encoding alpha/beta fold hydrolase — protein MPYLTTADNTRIFYRDWGHGQPIVFHHGWPLTADDWDTQLQFFLLQGYRVIAHDRRGHGRSSQTSGGHEMDTYVADVNALADHLDLRDAVHVGHSTGGGEVAHYVAQAKPGRVAKAVLIGAVPPIMVQSERNPGGTPKAVFDGFRQQLAAGRANFYREVPIPFYGFNRDGAPVQQGVVDNWWRQGMMGAINAHYDCIKAFSETDFTEDLKKIDVPVLVMHGDDDQIVPIADSAELAIKLLRHGTLKVYPGYPHGMCTTHAEVINRDLLAFIRG, from the coding sequence ATGCCCTACCTGACCACCGCCGACAACACCCGGATCTTCTACAGGGACTGGGGCCACGGCCAGCCCATCGTGTTCCACCACGGCTGGCCGCTCACTGCCGATGACTGGGACACCCAGCTGCAGTTCTTCCTGCTGCAGGGCTACCGGGTCATCGCGCACGACCGCCGCGGCCATGGCCGGTCCTCGCAGACCAGCGGCGGCCACGAGATGGACACCTACGTGGCCGACGTCAACGCGCTGGCCGACCACCTGGACCTGCGCGATGCGGTGCACGTGGGTCATTCCACCGGTGGCGGCGAAGTGGCGCACTACGTGGCCCAGGCGAAACCCGGCCGGGTGGCCAAGGCGGTGTTGATCGGCGCGGTGCCGCCGATCATGGTGCAGAGCGAGCGCAACCCGGGCGGAACGCCGAAAGCGGTGTTCGACGGCTTCCGCCAGCAGCTGGCTGCAGGCCGCGCCAACTTCTACCGCGAGGTGCCCATTCCGTTTTACGGTTTCAACCGCGACGGTGCGCCGGTCCAGCAGGGGGTGGTCGACAACTGGTGGCGCCAGGGGATGATGGGGGCGATCAACGCGCACTACGACTGCATCAAGGCGTTTTCGGAAACCGACTTCACCGAGGATCTGAAGAAGATCGATGTGCCGGTGCTGGTGATGCATGGCGATGACGACCAGATCGTGCCGATCGCCGATTCGGCCGAGCTTGCGATCAAACTGCTCAGGCATGGCACGTTGAAGGTCTACCCGGGGTATCCGCACGGCATGTGCACCACGCATGCCGAGGTGATCAACCGGGATCTTCTGGCGTTTATCCGGGGATGA
- a CDS encoding aldo/keto reductase, which produces MQTRELGNSGLRVSALGLGCMGLSFGYGPATDTGTATALLHAAVAQGVTFFDTAEVYGPFRNEELLGQALAPYRDQVVIATKFGFKDGHADAGLDSRPERIRAVAEASLQRLQTDRIDLFYQHRVDPNVPIEDVAGTVKDLIAEGKVKHFGLSEAGADTIRRAHAVQPVAALQSEYSLWWREPEQSVLPVLEELGIGFVPFSPLGKGFLTGAINADTAFAADDFRNSVPRFAADARQANQVLVDRIRAIAAAKGATPAQVALAWLLARKPWIVPIPGTTKLHRLQENLGAVALQLSADDLQQIGVALDSIAIVGDRYNAARQKLVAR; this is translated from the coding sequence ATGCAGACACGAGAACTGGGCAACAGCGGCCTGCGCGTTTCCGCGCTGGGCCTGGGGTGCATGGGCCTGAGCTTCGGCTACGGCCCGGCCACCGACACCGGTACCGCCACCGCCCTGCTGCACGCGGCCGTGGCACAGGGCGTGACCTTCTTCGATACCGCCGAGGTGTACGGTCCGTTCCGCAACGAGGAACTGCTCGGCCAGGCCTTGGCGCCGTATCGCGACCAGGTGGTGATCGCCACCAAATTCGGGTTCAAGGACGGCCACGCCGATGCCGGGCTGGACAGCCGCCCCGAACGCATCCGTGCGGTGGCCGAGGCCAGCCTGCAGCGGCTGCAGACCGACCGCATCGACCTGTTCTACCAGCACCGGGTGGACCCGAACGTGCCGATCGAAGACGTGGCCGGCACGGTCAAGGACCTGATCGCCGAAGGCAAGGTGAAGCACTTCGGGCTGTCCGAGGCCGGTGCCGATACCATTCGCCGCGCGCACGCGGTGCAGCCGGTGGCCGCCCTGCAGAGCGAGTATTCGCTGTGGTGGCGCGAACCGGAGCAGAGCGTGCTGCCGGTACTGGAGGAGCTGGGCATTGGCTTTGTGCCGTTCAGTCCGCTCGGCAAGGGCTTCCTGACCGGCGCGATCAACGCCGACACCGCGTTCGCCGCCGACGACTTCCGCAACAGCGTGCCGCGCTTCGCCGCCGACGCGCGGCAGGCCAACCAGGTGCTGGTAGATCGGATCCGTGCGATTGCCGCCGCCAAGGGCGCAACGCCTGCACAGGTCGCGCTGGCCTGGCTGCTGGCGCGCAAGCCGTGGATCGTGCCGATTCCGGGCACCACCAAACTGCACCGCCTGCAGGAAAACCTCGGCGCCGTCGCGCTGCAGCTCAGCGCCGACGATCTGCAGCAGATCGGCGTGGCGCTGGACAGCATCGCCATCGTCGGCGACCGCTACAACGCCGCGCGACAGAAGCTGGTCGCGCGCTGA
- a CDS encoding DUF4234 domain-containing protein produces MDDPYRAPATLPVAAPPFSPAPRIATRDVVAAVYYSPPTLKLASLSLVTLGLYPLYWFWQNWRAIKRETGGTQWPWARALFAPLWSFLCFSDLRDIAVSRRRELAFAPGLLAAVYFLLNLGGRLPGGMGLVSLLTFVPILPINSLLRRYHREEGVDMQRMDRFGVWHILLLLFGAGFLLLVLFGLSLPDTER; encoded by the coding sequence GTGGACGATCCTTACCGTGCGCCGGCAACTCTGCCGGTCGCAGCACCACCGTTTTCCCCGGCACCCCGCATCGCCACGCGCGATGTGGTCGCTGCCGTGTATTACTCACCGCCCACGCTGAAACTGGCCTCGCTGTCGCTGGTGACGCTCGGGCTGTACCCGTTGTACTGGTTCTGGCAGAACTGGCGGGCGATCAAGCGCGAGACCGGCGGCACCCAGTGGCCCTGGGCGCGCGCCCTGTTCGCCCCGCTGTGGTCGTTCCTGTGTTTCAGCGACCTGCGTGACATCGCCGTCAGCCGCCGCCGCGAACTGGCCTTCGCGCCGGGACTGCTGGCGGCGGTGTACTTCCTGCTCAACCTGGGCGGACGCCTGCCGGGCGGCATGGGGCTGGTGTCGTTGTTGACCTTCGTGCCCATCCTGCCGATCAACAGCCTGCTGCGGCGCTACCACCGCGAGGAAGGCGTGGACATGCAGCGCATGGACCGTTTCGGGGTGTGGCACATCCTGTTGCTGCTGTTCGGCGCGGGTTTCCTGCTGCTGGTGCTGTTCGGGCTGTCACTGCCGGATACGGAGCGCTGA
- a CDS encoding PilT/PilU family type 4a pilus ATPase — protein MNTTTTTIDFTSFLKLMAHQKASDLFITAGMPPAIKVNGKISPITQTPLTPQQSRDLVLNVMTPAQREEFEKTHECNFAIGLSGVGRFRVSCFYQRNQVGMVLRRIETRIPTVEELSLPPIIKTLAMTKRGIILFVGATGTGKSTSLAAMIGYRNHNSTGHIITIEDPIEFVHKHEGCIITQREVGIDTDSWEAALKNTLRQAPDVIMIGEVRTREGMDHAIAFAETGHLVLCTLHANNANQAMDRIINFFPEDRRNQLLMDLSLNLKGVVAQQLIPSPDGKSRKVAMEIMLGTPLVQDYIRDGEIHKLKEVMKESVQLGMRTFDQSLFELYQAGEISYEDALRYADSQNEVRLRIKLSQGGDARTLSQGLDGVEISEVR, from the coding sequence ATGAACACCACCACCACGACCATCGACTTCACCTCGTTCCTCAAGCTGATGGCGCACCAGAAGGCGTCGGACCTGTTCATCACCGCGGGCATGCCGCCGGCGATCAAGGTCAACGGCAAGATCTCGCCGATCACCCAGACCCCGCTCACGCCACAGCAGAGCCGCGACCTGGTGCTCAACGTGATGACGCCGGCGCAGCGCGAAGAGTTCGAAAAGACCCACGAGTGCAACTTCGCCATCGGCCTGTCCGGCGTGGGCCGGTTCCGCGTGAGCTGCTTCTACCAGCGCAACCAGGTGGGCATGGTGCTGCGTCGCATCGAGACGCGCATTCCCACCGTGGAAGAGCTGAGCCTGCCGCCGATCATCAAGACGCTGGCGATGACCAAGCGCGGCATCATCCTGTTCGTGGGCGCTACCGGTACCGGTAAATCGACCTCGCTGGCGGCGATGATCGGCTACCGCAACCACAACTCGACCGGGCACATCATCACCATCGAAGACCCGATCGAATTCGTGCACAAGCACGAGGGCTGCATCATCACCCAGCGCGAAGTGGGCATCGATACCGACAGCTGGGAAGCGGCGCTGAAGAACACCCTGCGCCAGGCACCGGACGTGATCATGATCGGCGAGGTGCGTACCCGCGAGGGCATGGACCACGCCATCGCCTTCGCCGAAACCGGCCACCTGGTGCTGTGCACGCTGCACGCCAACAACGCCAACCAGGCGATGGACCGCATCATCAACTTCTTCCCCGAAGACCGCCGCAACCAGTTGCTGATGGACCTGTCGCTGAACCTCAAGGGCGTGGTGGCGCAGCAGCTGATTCCCTCGCCGGATGGCAAGTCGCGCAAGGTGGCGATGGAGATCATGCTGGGCACGCCGCTGGTGCAGGACTACATCCGCGATGGCGAGATCCACAAGCTCAAGGAAGTGATGAAGGAGTCGGTGCAGCTGGGCATGCGCACCTTCGACCAGAGCCTGTTCGAGCTGTACCAGGCCGGTGAGATCAGCTACGAAGACGCACTGCGCTACGCCGATTCGCAGAACGAAGTGCGCCTGCGCATCAAGCTGTCGCAGGGCGGCGATGCGCGCACGCTGTCGCAGGGCCTGGACGGGGTGGAGATCTCCGAGGTCCGCTGA
- a CDS encoding type IV pilus twitching motility protein PilT — MDIAELLAFSVKNKASDLHLSAGLPPMIRVDGDVRRINIPALDHKQVHALVYDIMSDKQRRDYEEFLEVDFSFEIPSLARFRVNAFNQNRGAGAVFRTIPSEVLTLEDLAVPPIFRELIDQPQGLILVTGPTGSGKSTTLAAMIDHINKNEYGHILTVEDPIEFVHTSQKCLINQREVHRDTHGFNEALRSALREDPDIILVGELRDLETIRLALTAAETGHLVFGTLHTSSAAKTIDRIIDVFPAGEKPMVRSMLSESLRAVISQALLKKVGGGRTAAWEIMVGTPAIRNLIREDKVAQMYSAIQTGQQMGMMTLDQHLQDLVKRSLITRNQAREYAKDKRIFE; from the coding sequence ATGGATATCGCCGAACTGTTGGCGTTTTCCGTAAAGAACAAAGCGTCGGATCTTCATCTGTCGGCCGGCTTGCCGCCGATGATCCGCGTGGACGGCGATGTCCGTCGCATCAACATTCCGGCCTTGGACCACAAGCAGGTGCATGCGCTTGTGTACGACATCATGTCGGACAAGCAGCGCCGCGATTACGAGGAATTCCTCGAGGTCGACTTCTCGTTCGAGATTCCTTCGCTGGCGCGTTTCCGCGTCAACGCGTTCAACCAGAACCGGGGTGCCGGTGCGGTGTTCCGTACCATTCCCTCGGAAGTGTTGACGCTGGAAGACCTGGCCGTGCCGCCGATCTTCCGCGAACTGATCGACCAGCCGCAGGGCCTGATCCTGGTCACCGGCCCGACCGGTTCGGGCAAGTCGACCACGCTGGCGGCGATGATCGACCACATCAACAAGAACGAATACGGCCACATCCTCACCGTCGAGGACCCGATCGAATTCGTGCACACCTCGCAGAAGTGCCTGATCAACCAGCGCGAAGTGCACCGTGACACGCACGGCTTCAACGAAGCGCTGCGCTCGGCCCTGCGTGAAGACCCGGACATCATCCTGGTCGGCGAATTGCGCGACCTGGAAACCATCCGCCTGGCGCTGACCGCCGCGGAAACCGGCCATCTGGTGTTCGGCACGCTGCATACCAGTTCGGCGGCCAAGACCATCGACCGCATCATCGACGTGTTCCCCGCCGGCGAGAAGCCGATGGTGCGCTCGATGCTGTCCGAGTCGCTGCGTGCGGTGATCTCTCAGGCACTGTTGAAGAAGGTCGGTGGCGGGCGAACCGCTGCATGGGAAATCATGGTGGGCACCCCGGCCATCCGCAACCTGATCCGCGAGGACAAGGTGGCGCAGATGTACTCGGCCATCCAGACCGGCCAGCAGATGGGCATGATGACCCTGGACCAGCACCTGCAGGATCTGGTCAAGCGCAGCCTGATCACCCGCAACCAGGCGCGCGAGTACGCCAAGGACAAGCGGATCTTCGAATGA